The region AGGCTAGATCAGACAATTAGTTGCATGAGCATTACCTGCTACTTGGAATGCTGGCCAGACAAACGTTTAAACAGCAGCCTTAAATTATAAAACCAGTAATTGAGCAACAGAACGTGGCTTTTTGGGTAATATTTTAGCGCTGCATCCAAGACAGACGCCAACTTGAGAACTCCACATGCATTGATTGACTGTCTCTTTCTGGACCCTGCCCTGCCGTCCAGCCTATCTGTACCAGACAaccggaccagacttgacagtAGACAGACGCAAGAGACGTCAGCCTGACTTCAATCTGGCCAGAGttgacatcttctttgctgACAGGACCACAAGGCGGGATTACAAATAAGGTCTGGTGTGAAAATACCGGTTGGTCTCTTGCCAAAAGCCGCCTAGCACGGACAATTCGGCCAGGCTAATTGTCCGTGTGGAAGGAGCGAATTGATTGACCCGTCCAAGTTGCCATCCAAACTACCTCCTTCCCTGTCATATTCTCTGTCACTTTCGGATCCTTTCCGCAGTCATCCACCCACCGGACAGACCTCATGTCTCCTTGCCCTCACCACATCCATCTACCGAGTCTGCTCAAACTGGACCCAAATCTACACAGTATCCAACTGCCTGTCGTCTCCAATCCCCTCCTCCATGGCATGTCCCGCCCTTCCCGCTTCTAATCATAGCTCCGCCTTCCGAGACCCATTGTGCATTGTGCAAAGGTCATGGGACTGTCATCGCACTACAAGTTGAACTGGGCTGAAACTAGCGGCGGACACGGAAATCGACTTCCATGTATTCCGTTGTTCCATGCCTGTGTTTGAGTCAGGGGGCGGGCATCGGAGCAGCTACTTAAGTACGGAAGCTCACCAATCTAGCAGCATCTCGAACCCCATGCGGGCTTGTGGGACGATGCAGCCCTCCGAGATACACTTGGGCCTGTGAACAGCCACCATTGCAGCCCAGAGCTGGGGCTTGAACTTTGAAATGGGCGGAAACGGGCTCAGCCGACCGGTGGGAAGCACCCACCCCAGGCCTCGTGGCGTCGGCAATTGGGAACCAAGGCAGCACACGCGGCTCATCTCATGTGGAAGCAGGGCCACAAACCCATCATGGGAAACCCCATCACGAAGCAGTACGCAAGCGAGATACGCTTTGACTCGCGGGGTCAACGTTTAACAGGTCGAGAAAAAGCTTACGCAGCATCGTCACATGCGGTCAAGCAAGCCTGTTCCATTCTTTGTCTCTAGGACACgacaagccaccaacagccatcaacTTGTTCTGTCAGATTTCCATATATTTGCTTTTTATTTTCACCAGATCTCTAGTTCACATATCTAAAGCCACTAGGAAGATCCTCAACTCTAGAAACCATTCGAGGACAGCCACATTATGCTCGAGTCTCGTTTCCCACGCCagcaagccatcatcaatttCTTGCATGTAGATGTCTCATCTCAAACTCCAATGGCTTTCGCAATTGCCTCGCCAACACCCTTGGCCGACGCAGGATTCTGTCCCGAGATgaccaagccatcaactACCACTTTCTCCCCCCACGGTTGGTCAGCAGCTTGGAACTTTGCGCCAACCTTTTTAAGCTCATCCTCGAGCAAAAATGGCATGGCGGCACTAAGTTGAACCTGGTCCTCCTCGACGTTGGTAAATCCAGTGAcattcttgcccttgagaAGCGGCTCGCCGCTCTTGTCCTTTACATCCCGAAAGACGATGGGACCATGGCAGACAGCGGCAACGGGCTTGCCTGCACTGTGGAACTCCTCAATGAGCTTGATGGAGTCTTGGTCCGTGACTAGGTCAAACATGGGGCCGTGACCACCAGGGTAGAAAATGGCGTCAAATTCACCTGAACGACCAACAAAGTCCTTTAGCGGTGCTGTCTTCTCCCAGACTGacttgtggttgttgagaaagtTGACAGACGACTCGTCGCTCTTGAACATCTCAACAGAGCTGGGATCAAGAGGCGCGACGCCGCCCTTTGGCGAAGCTATGACGAGCTCGACCTTGGGAGCCAACACGTCGTACGGATGGGCCAATTCGGGCTGTCAGGCATGATTAGCAGCGTGATCCGTGACctgggtacggagtacagggACTGGGGACAGATTGAAGCATCATAACAAGCTGGGGAGGTTCGTGCGTACCAGGTACCAGCCAGTGGGCTTGTCCAGTTTGACAATCTTGTCAGCACTGGTAAGAACGACGAGAACCTTTTTAGCCATTTTGGGAACTTGATTGTGTTTCGTAATTTAGCCGAGCAGCATGCgatttgttggttgatggtgaaggtgaagcCTAACAATGACAATTGAGAAGAGGCGTCGCTGAGAGTGCCGTCCAGAATCAAAGAGTTTGGAAAGTTTGAAGCGGGGTATTGACTTATGATGAGATTCGGTTCTCAGTGCCGCCACTCGATCTCCAAGTTTCTGTGGATGGTCGACAAGACGAACCAGACGGGATAACACATCACACCCCACTTTCACCACCATGAAGCCCCAGTAATgagcacaacattgacgtCAAGAGTGCTTGGTCGAAACAGTGGCGGAATTCGGCATCTGGCCTGTGCCGTCCAGGCTCTGCTGTGGCGGCGCTAGTGTCAAGCAACTGACGGCTGACGGCAACGAAGATGGAGCGTCCAAAGGCTTTTAGGCTCTGTCAAATTTAAGGCCTGGAAAGGAACAAGCCTTGgaagcaaaccaagacaTGGTCCTTGATGGCATTTGTGTCCTCCCAACCTTTGGCGGTCGTCGGCAATCATGGCTCACATCTTCTTCGGATATCAGAATACCGAAAGTAGTCTCAATCTCCGTCTGTAAGCAATACCTTACCAATACTTGCACCCACGACTTGCCAAGACCATCCGCCGTGGCAACTGCTCTCAGTCCTGGTACTTAAATCCTCCAGATATAGGGTTAAACGCCCGGCAATCCTGTCGTGTGTCTTGCAGCAGCGTATATGTTGCATCCGACGATAAAGTCAGAATGCAGTTTAGTCACACCTCTACAACCACTATCGTAAGCTACTCACAACGAGATGATTCGCGGTTGCCAACACATTGTGGCGTTCTCACTATCGCCTCCTGCGACTCGGGCAAATAGTTGAGAGCTTCAAGAGCTTCAACCCTGTCCTTCCGAAGTAGCAGCTCGAGTTTTCCACGTTCCCCAGCTTTTGGCCCACGTGGCGAGTaaatgaagaagatgttCATATACCCGATTGGACAGGTGTCAATGTTTTGGACGTTATGGAGGGCCGGAAGATGGCCTCATCCTTGCCCGGGGAGGCAGTTGGTGTCGAATTGGTTCTCTCGCGAAGTTTGCACTTTTGTAGTGTGATACCTACTTCCGTTGTTGTAGACTCGGCAGATGGGTGTGGTGGTCCAACATATGGCACGGAGGCATGCTTCAGTTGTCTTGAGTGGACAGATTTGGTCGAAGCAAAAAGCCGCATGGGGATATGGACGTCGGTGCGAAGAGGGTGACAATAATTCAATTGACCATGACTTATTCTCGTGGCGAATTTCTAATGGTACTGGGACAGGGAAGGTTTTACCACGCTATATTGGGAAACCGAGTTGCCGCCTTATGACGGTCTAGAATAAACCGGAATCCCCACAGACCCTGTTTCTGTTCTCAAAGGAGCACTTGAAGTCCTAGGTAGTAGCCGCTTCAGCCTGTGCCACCCCAAGTAGCCCCTTCGCACCCGAGCATCTCCTAGAGTTCCTAATGTACGTGCCATTGATGGTATTTTAGCACTCTCTTTGGACGACTCTAAAGTGAGTCCGCAGACTCTATGCTGCCTTGAGACACAAGCCTCTTGTAGGAGCTAGCTATCTACCAGGTACCTACAAGTATCTCTATTTGCAGTAGTATAATCCTCTGGGAGTAATATCGATCATGAATCCGATTGTGAAAACGGTCGTCCTTACGGCAGAAGCCAATCTTTGTAGTCATACCCTGTAAATACGAGTAAACGTCTAGTATGCCTACATGCGCATAAACTAAAATCAGTTCTAGGCCTCTTGCCTCCATACCCATCACAGCATGCATCATCACTAAACAGATCGTCTAAATGGGGATCTTTGTTTTTCCGTTCTGGAAATGTTTGCTTGAAAGTGTCAAGTATTACTCGCGCATATAACATGTGAGCAAGGTTGGCGACTATAGAAACAAAGGGCTCATCACTCCTTTTGATATTTCTTACTGAGATTTTAAATACACGttacaccagacattcagCAACATTTTGGGCGCATGGTTTCATGTAAATAGGAT is a window of Pochonia chlamydosporia 170 chromosome 5, whole genome shotgun sequence DNA encoding:
- a CDS encoding ThiJ/PfpI family protein (similar to Metarhizium acridum CQMa 102 XP_007813663.1); protein product: MAKKVLVVLTSADKIVKLDKPTGWYLPELAHPYDVLAPKVELVIASPKGGVAPLDPSSVEMFKSDESSVNFLNNHKSVWEKTAPLKDFVGRSGEFDAIFYPGGHGPMFDLVTDQDSIKLIEEFHSAGKPVAAVCHGPIVFRDVKDKSGEPLLKGKNVTGFTNVEEDQVQLSAAMPFLLEDELKKVGAKFQAADQPWGEKVVVDGLVISGQNPASAKGVGEAIAKAIGV